AAGACCATGAATACACCGGAGCGTACGGGCCTTACGAAAGTGAGGACAAAACTACGCAAGAGCAACCGGAGCAAGAAGATGTGAAGCCCCGAGTGACTATATGCCGCGACTACATCCGTGGCACGTGCAAAAGAATCGGCACGTGCCGGTTTGCGCACATATTCGATGTGTCCCAGCTAGTCGGCGTGTATACGTTCTGTCGGGACTTCCAAACGAAAGTTTGCAAGTTTGCAAACTGCAAATATGTTCATGCGGACGTGTTTGAGGAGCAGAACTTCTACAGAACTGGTTATCTGCCTCCTCATGCGTTCACGCATAAAAGAACTACTAATAGTCAAATGTCTGAGGCATCTCCCATGAGTGCCTCAGCAGCCCTCGCGCTGCAACCGCCGCCGCCGCCCCCACCGCTGCCGCCGCCTCCGCCGCCGCCTCCCGAGGAACCGGCCCCCGACTTCACATTCAAGAAGCCTCCGCCACCGCTCCCTAAAGATATAGAGAGAACATTAATGCCCATGAGGAGCTTCGAGGAGTCATACTTGGACTTGTTATCGTCCAATGCATTAAAGCGATCATGGTCCACACTTGAATCGGACACGCTTATGGACCATGAATTGGGCCCGTACCCAAAGAAATGCAAGCACTGTGATATCATGGAGTTTGGCATGCAGCATAGCAGGAATAAGCTGCAGAAAATGATATTAAACACAGAAGCGTTGGGTGTAAAAATTGCTCAAATTGACAAGAGGAATTCTAAGATTGAGTCTATAGTACTGAAGTTATTGACTTCCACATCTCCGAATGCCTCTAATCTCTATACTCCGTCGTCTTACAATAGGCAGTATAACAGAGAGTTCACACAGCTGGAACAATTCTCAGCGCTGTTGGGTAAACGTTTGGAGTTTTTCGGTAAAACCTAATTTAGTTTTCtttggtttttaattttttttaattcagcAAGCACAGCTATTGATTtgcgatttattttattttttatttgtgttcatttcattattttatttttgaaattctATCCTTGTGGGAAGTTAAAAGAAACAATCTTGATTCAAcatttttgcaaattttttttcacaattatcTTAAACATTCATAAACAATTTTCccgcaaaatataatatataaattttttactcAACACCCCCATAGAAAATCCTTTATCACACCCATTCAGCCCTTTCAAATCACTATCATCAAGTTTAGCATAGCCCTTCCTTTTCACAATAATTTTGACAAAATCCAATGCGAAAATTCAGCAAAGCTCGCTCTTGCAATTGACTTAAACTGTGTAGCAATTTTTACATCCATctgtgtttataaaatattttaaaggactaatatttattacaagtcATCTTGAAACTGCTTGTAATAATATTGGTTCTTTAAAGCGTATATTTTGCAAGCACCTATGCAGTTCTTGTATTGTAAATCTTCTAAGgcccgatttttcaatccttagttaaaacttacccgtccaataaagtattacacgataatattaaaatatcacctataaactgacaaataaaagcaagtagaaaatatttttgaaatggtagtttaatacgttatttaacgaataagttttaaccaatgattgaaaaatcagccctaagagTAAGGTTGCTATACTgtgtgtttgtaaaataagACAAACTTGTATTATTACACCAATCGATATTGTCATTAATTTGGCTCTACATAGAGCTAtttctgataaaatattatagttacatGTGCACTATgttgtattaaattaaatcttaaaacttcagcattgtttttatcaataaaatgcCTTTGTTCTTCGAAAAATATATGCTTTTtaaccaacttaaaaaaaggaggaggttcgCAATTCGGcccgtattttttttttcaaaatttcatttattttgacaataaatttaatatctagcaatttatctattaaaatttacagtCCGTGAtccattttgtattttttttaaacatattttaatctatgacaaaaatatatggttttaaaactttttttaccaCACAGTACTTGAGAATCTGGTTTGATGCAAGTTATTAAAGATATAACATGAaactatctatttaaataatttcatgagaTATGgcgaaatgtttttatataccttgtttatttaaaattgtcaaAATATAACTGAGTTGTAGTTACGatggtatataaaaatataaggttTTTGGCcgataacttttttttaaatattttctcatgcaaatcaattaacaaatgattttaattctaaaaaacaattaactaatttaattattgtttttattgcaatataattaaaacaaaattaatttgaaaaatttatatcaGAGAGGTTTACAGTCAAAAAAACGTTTAGATTTTGGTCTCAGTCATTTTATAGTAACAATAGaacacacatacatattattttgattgtgCTAGCTAATATGTATACTATTTGTGTTTctcttaatttaatttgaaatccatttatttcatatatttgaTGTAAAAttgacaatttaaataaataaggtaaaaaataatgattcaacttcaaaaataatataaaaaagaggtgatttaagtattttcaataatattaattgcttttatttcatatacctacatataataaagaCAAACTGACAGAAAAGTGGCTTTTTTAACCTTTTATAGTgagtatttgtaaaaaaacttcaaaaaaaggaggaggttctcaTTTCAACTATTATTTTGGCTTTGTTAGGTAGGTCCCTCAGAACTTTTGACTGGGtgaacagattttgataatattttttttttatttgcaagCTGGTGCCTGCCTAGTggctaataatatatatataagtttCAGTTTTGACAATTTGACGGCggttttttttagattttagttaaaaaaaaaaaaaaaaatagtatatattttcttcaacaaaaccaaatttaattattttttgctttacAAACTATGTAAAATTAGCTCTTGACTTCAAAATCGATTGATATAAAGTTTAGTTGCTAACTCTTTTCAATGCGAATCTTTAGTCCTACAATCCTActaatcctatcctatcctactaatattataaatgtgaaagtttgtgaggatgaatgtatgtgtatgtatgtttgttactctttcacgcaaatactactgaaccgattacaatgaaattaagcacacatacagagggtaacttggattaacacataggataggttttatcccagaaatcccatgggaacgggaactattattctttgaaaacgcgggtgatgtcgcgggtggaaagctagtttttaataagttactttgtaataaaatatccgAATTTCAAGTTGTCAAAAATctttactattaattattctgtatgtagatatattatatacatagttaCCTACTACATGAATTGAAGTTATGTAGTTTACATAAACATCTTGTACtacttactagctgtgccgcgcggtttcacccgcgggTAAAATCAAGTATTTCTATAGATTTTGTATTCTGAAgcataaactataatattgaaaaaaaaatccattcagtagtttttacgcgaaagagtaacaaacagccatacttacaaactttcgcgtttataatatgtattagtatgATTTTGCATGGACCTATAtctgaaataaagaaataaaatagcaGTAGTCAAACTTACCTCTCTCCGTGTTACTTTAGCGCTCGACattttggaaaattatttctttctttttaacCCAATTCAAAAAAAGCAGCAAATGCTCGattcgactgtattttttgtatttttttttttggcttGTTATCTCAGAATTACTCATTGTGATTGGGTAaaacgattttgataattcttttattatttgaaatcccATTTAAATTTGGTTTAGGATTGACTATTTGAAGGcgatttttagttattttttctaaaaaaagtattattttttgttctgtTTCTCAAAAAGAGTACCTAAGAAATCTAATGTATGTTTATGTAATCTTGGAGAGCACTAGAACATACCTACAACACATATAAAACATCTAGAAATCTGTTTTTCggttaaaaacatttaaaaattcgtttttttaacaaaaaacggTCTGAATGTAATTGTATCGATATAAACCATTcttgaattttatattgtattactaACCTGACTTttctacattaaaaaatattgtttttttttaacttttttaattttgaattaccTACTGTATCTTTTGCATAAGTATaaacatagcttaaaaatagaataaaggAATACATGGGGTGGACAAAGGTACATTTCTGCAGCGAAATATAAGGGCGTGCATAGGATATGATTATCGCGAGTGCTAGATAAGTTATAATAGTTTTTAGATATTTACCTTTTTAGTGTGTATTTGAACATTATGACGCGATTGATTTGATATAGGAAGATTTATACCTATTACATTTTAGTAAGAGTTTTACCCTTTTAgttgattttaaaagaattttgGAAAGTAGTGTGTAgaaagattatttttagatgcatatttaagattttaattttatacttttcaCAAAGATTTTAAGAGTTTTCACATCGATAGAGCGCTTGCTAAAATCGCTACAGGGTTAGAGTGTCATAAATATCAATAGATAGAGAAACGCCAAGAATGATTTCTCTGCTCAATTCTTATTGGTCATCCAACCATCCGTGAGCCCATTGAAATCTTCCGATTGGCGAATTTTAAGCGAATCGCTTGACGTCATTATATCCAACAGATAAgctttgtatattttcatttatggCAGCATTGTCTCGCAGTGAATGGGTTACTTTATGTCCTAAACGTTTTGATTacccttagattacaaaataaagtaagtGATTACCTAACCCaatgatattttcatttaaagtGCCTAGTACCTGTTTATGTCTGCTCTATGCAATGATTTTATATACGTACGTAAGTACGTTACCAATACAATATTCTGTCTTCAAAAACGGTACACGCACACACGATTAGACGTCAAAGTGAGATGGCATGATTCAACTATCGTGAGCGCAAAAGAGACAGCTGAAGTTTGACGTGCCACGCATGGAAGGCAACGCTAGGtaaagagctagcgcgcaagagcaacttttgtctccgcaactattttgtctctcccatcaactctatgggctagtaagaaagtgcgcgcacgtagcgacgcaactccccatacagttgatgggagagactaaatagttgcggagacaaaagttgctcttgcgcgctagctcttaccTAGCGTTACCTTTTTACTTATTAGATCATACGCtctagaaatataaaatagagcCTCGGCCCTCGactctataataattatatattttttataatcggTCCAGtcctttttttaatgaaatccatgtaatattaattagttttatagcattcaagtTCTCTATGAGACATTTAGAAAGAAAAATTCGACCACAAAACGGTATTCTTAcactaaacaataaaactttcGTCGCTATAACATTATGTTAAACTACCTGCTCGGCTCGACTCTACACTTGTAATAACAGAATAGGTACTCGTATTGCATATTTCACTCAGAAATAACAAGCTTTCTGGCGAAAGAGTTTtcgaatatatatttttataagtttttaaaccaataccaacaaaaatatttcttcattatgtaggtataatattagtttagataTTTAAGTGGAAGTATTTTTATACTGTAGtagtagaaaataatttttgctcGATAAATGCAAGGCCTATGTATATTTTCAGTTGGCGGacgttataatatacatagaccaactttttctttagtttttctataaatgtgttgatttttttatgtttagttAAGTATTTCATAAGATAcctaatttgttattatttagaatataagtttaatattGGTGTCAATAAATAGTTACAAAAGTATTAAtcgagttttatttttattttttctggtATAATTAGCTATAAGAAGTTAAGTTCTAACAAGTTctaatgcctcctccacactactcgcgaagttcctcggcgaagtacttggccgaagttgactgaagtccgcggtgctacactacacactcgttcaacttcgcgaggagcgcataagttcatattcagaacgaacttcaggtaacttcgtgccctttgactcgggcgcaaaaaccgacaacaaacggaagtcggctgaggcgaggtaaagttggacgaagtaagccgaagtgcctctctacattattctattcgtctaacctcgttcaacttcgcgagtagtgtggaggaggcataagcatatttttatgtgcccATAGAGTCACTCTACAATGTAGAGTCTACAGCACAGGTCTACATAATGTAATCAAAGACGATagactattaaattaaatatttttttgataaaatgtgaTCTATTGCAATACACTTAAGGTTGCTTTTCCCTTATAAGCGGAAGCTAACCAAAAACGGTCCGAGCGAGAGGTCTCCCAAAAGGGAATGATCCTTGTCTAACATTTTGACAACTCATTACTCAACCTATCAATAACGTTTATTAAGTAGAAATGGTAGTTAGGGTGaccatgaattttgtttaactTTGCACCATCTCACGAATTATGTAtcgctttaaaatatttaaatttaagacTTGAAAACGAAATTCTCGAGAACGTAAGAGATGAGGCTACGATAAAAATGGTATTATTCAGCtatgaatgaaaattataacttaCGGTTTTTACACTTTCAGGGTAcaatatatactatatttaagtttattttttacatacacTAAGCCGCTCGCTTTTCAATCAATTTGTCTCTTATTTTGTTAAGCCATGGTCACCTAGTTAGAAAGTTTTGTACCGCTTCGAAATCCGTTGAgtagttttaaagttttaagcatacataggaaCGGACAGACAGCTATaccgactttgttttatactatgcagtgatgtagccaaaataattttatatctttatatACTTCAGCCTTATATAGGTACCATAAGTAaacttttataaacattaaaaaataatttaaattagggTGTTATCAAGTAATGAtctaattattagttattaattaattattgtatggcTCTTATTTTTTCTGTGTCTACAGGATTAGAAAGAAATAATACAAACTATTtactttcatataatatttcagtttatttatcaatataataaaactgaacGACTGCAATAACATTGcttatcatacataatatgttcttattacttatttaactttctactttaaaaagtttaaacctTAGTTATATGTATTCGAGATACAACAACCAATAGAGCCTATCAACCAAGTCGTGTccataatttaataatctataataatttttctggTTTCTTCATAATGGCAGCACTATTATCTGTGAAAAGTTCAAAACTTTTGCTCATTttgcttatattattaacttatttaCTACGTATTTGGCTTTATTTCTGAAATTTCTGTAACATTACTATCACGATGGTATTTTTCAGTACTATAAAGTTTATGGTATACTATAATTaccactattttttttttaatttgccgCCGTTTTTACGGGACACGGCTCGTTTGACAGACTAGTTAGAACTTTAACACAGCACAACACACGTTTTCAAACGATAAACAGAAGGATATATACGAAGAATTAGTATTTACAATATGCTTCCGGAATACGCTCTACAATGAGAAAAATATTgttcaatgaaaattattattttgcagcgtcttagtttatatattttgtatggtCGTAAATGtggacttaaaaaaaaattccctACGTTATTGTTAATATCATCAAACATTGCACAAGCTAACAGGCATAAGATTAGGACTAGGTACATGGTTTTCGAAATGactagaaatatttataacctcaaaacaacaattgatattatatatctttaaCTTATTCAATAACAAGAGCCATTAATTTAGAACAAGTCGTGTTTTCTTCAATGCCGGGAAAATTGAAGCCTTTTCGCGCCAACTCTGCGTACGTCATCACAAAAACGTCATGGAATCCCGCCTTTTTGGCCACAGACTGCGACGCTGCGGCCGTGAAAACTGTCGCCGTCACTTTTATGCCTAAGGCCTTGCAGAGCGGtatactgaaaaaaaaaattgttcttTACAATGAATTTATCACTCATCAAAAAGGAGTTTAGAGTTTGGAAAGGAGTTTGGAGAATTGGTTACGTACAagcatacaggtgaagcttaTAAAATcgtgttatttaatattataaccgACATTTTGAAATAAGAGGAAAATTGTATTAGGTATATcaagatttttatttcttttaaacgttacaaattttaaaagagaCATTAATATTGACCTATAAAAAACTAATTACAAGAACAAAAACACATTCCACACATGATTATAGAATAATTACactaaaacaacataaaaaaagacgtgtgtcactcggggactgccgcggtaaagcaattgcatgctatgccttcaagccacacctccgtccgtcggagtggggagcgtgaggttttttcgttacggaatttctcgattcggtccccgcgctcaaggcccgtgATAGAAGCTATCatttaaaatctattaaagTCTGTCTTATCAAGTTTGTGTCGTTGTTTACAGTCAACTTTTACGATTCTCTTTTCTGACAAAACGTTACGTTTGATATGATAGATTGGTTGGGCGAATCCAAAGTCCATTTCACAATAATATAAGTGCTTATTCCTATCAGCAGGGTTTGGATAATACGCTGCATATAAAACCTCATCtacttcatataatttaacatCTATAGTATGTTGAAATAACGCACCGCTTAACAACATTCGTTCTATTATAACACAGGTTTCGTGGCCAATCTTATTTCCGAATATGTTGAAAAACCGTAAATAATACGCCTTTTTCAATGTGTTCAATAAATCCTGGAGGCCGTCGTCTGTTATTTTGTTGTACGACACATCTAACGCACGTATTTTTGAGAATGGTAATCCGAAACTTAACGCT
This is a stretch of genomic DNA from Colias croceus chromosome 29, ilColCroc2.1. It encodes these proteins:
- the LOC123704398 gene encoding formin-like; this translates as MQESCAGANLPRRVGVAEHLIKFKSSPNLKKMKKFIRSKMDRSESAEVAQAPPPPPPDINPEKKTEIQPPLPPVPPPPDEPWNVTVKQEVEDHEYTGAYGPYESEDKTTQEQPEQEDVKPRVTICRDYIRGTCKRIGTCRFAHIFDVSQLVGVYTFCRDFQTKVCKFANCKYVHADVFEEQNFYRTGYLPPHAFTHKRTTNSQMSEASPMSASAALALQPPPPPPPLPPPPPPPPEEPAPDFTFKKPPPPLPKDIERTLMPMRSFEESYLDLLSSNALKRSWSTLESDTLMDHELGPYPKKCKHCDIMEFGMQHSRNKLQKMILNTEALGVKIAQIDKRNSKIESIVLKLLTSTSPNASNLYTPSSYNRQYNREFTQLEQFSALLGKRLEFFGKT